From Woronichinia naegeliana WA131, the proteins below share one genomic window:
- a CDS encoding AI-2E family transporter — translation MIVVAGMQSASSLLNAFFLSLIIVISVSPLLGWLVRKGLSPKLALLLTILLVLGIVASLMAFLGVSINQLIHILPTYENRISAIKDSLVHFFAAKGINLNNTMGSDVLQPSNLLKGAVVFIQRIGEAIASSLLLLLIVAFMLIESTSFPSKLRRVFEPEGVLLSKLTAFSGDIRKYMMITAWTGALAAFGDFLVLLVLGVDLAPLWGVMFFLLSFIPGVGFLLAVIPPVLLALLEHDGLRALLVFVGCLLVDNIVDKAIKPRYMQEGLDLSILVIILSILFWSWVLGPTGAILSVPLTMMVKKLVLESSEETRFIALLMGAGNTEKVTTSLSASEDEIG, via the coding sequence GTGATCGTGGTGGCGGGAATGCAGTCAGCCTCTTCCCTCCTCAATGCGTTCTTCCTCTCTCTCATTATTGTTATTAGTGTTAGTCCTTTACTCGGTTGGCTAGTCCGCAAAGGATTATCCCCAAAACTCGCCCTATTGCTTACCATTTTATTGGTGCTAGGGATTGTAGCCAGCTTGATGGCTTTTTTAGGCGTTTCCATTAATCAGCTAATTCATATTTTGCCTACTTACGAGAATCGGATTAGTGCAATCAAGGATTCTCTCGTTCATTTTTTTGCGGCTAAGGGCATTAATCTCAACAACACGATGGGTTCCGACGTTTTACAACCGAGTAACCTTTTAAAAGGGGCAGTGGTATTTATTCAGCGCATTGGTGAGGCGATCGCCTCTTCTCTGTTGTTGTTGTTAATTGTCGCCTTCATGTTGATTGAGTCCACCAGTTTTCCGAGCAAGTTACGTCGTGTTTTTGAACCAGAAGGAGTCCTTTTAAGCAAGCTAACTGCCTTTAGTGGTGACATTCGCAAATATATGATGATCACTGCTTGGACAGGAGCTTTAGCGGCTTTTGGGGATTTTCTAGTGTTACTAGTCTTGGGGGTTGATCTCGCACCTTTGTGGGGGGTGATGTTTTTTCTCTTAAGTTTTATCCCAGGGGTTGGTTTTTTGTTGGCGGTCATTCCACCTGTTTTATTAGCGTTATTAGAACATGATGGCTTGAGGGCGTTATTAGTGTTTGTGGGTTGTTTGTTGGTGGATAATATTGTGGATAAGGCGATTAAACCTCGCTATATGCAGGAAGGTTTAGATCTCTCAATTTTGGTGATTATTCTCTCGATTTTATTCTGGAGTTGGGTATTGGGGCCAACGGGAGCAATTTTATCGGTTCCGCTAACGATGATGGTGAAAAAGTTGGTTTTGGAAAGTTCGGAGGAGACTCGTTTTATTGCCCTGTTGATGGGAGCCGGTAATACGGAAAAGGTTACGACTAGTCTTTCTGCTTCGGAGGATGAGATCGGCTAG
- a CDS encoding TPM domain-containing protein — MKLPLTFASWHKCLTAGLSSLFFALMGMMFVITPVWATGIYDLPVVNAGSSTWLVDQAEAISLANEGKINGDLKKLAQKTGQEVRFVVIRRLDFDETMPGFTEKLFQRWYPTPEEQANQTLVVIDTLTNGTALYRGVEAQSLVNDEVAESITNETIAVPLKNGGKYNQAVLEADKRLTALLSGQADPGPPTLQEINLEGTFATAEETDDKSATFWVIVLLALATLIPMATYFWYVGIPGR, encoded by the coding sequence ATGAAACTTCCTTTGACCTTTGCTAGTTGGCACAAATGCCTCACTGCTGGACTATCTTCTCTCTTTTTTGCCCTAATGGGGATGATGTTCGTGATCACGCCAGTCTGGGCAACGGGAATTTATGACTTGCCGGTGGTTAATGCGGGATCGTCAACCTGGTTAGTGGATCAAGCCGAGGCTATTAGTCTGGCCAATGAAGGGAAAATTAATGGCGATTTGAAAAAGTTAGCTCAGAAAACCGGACAAGAAGTGCGTTTTGTGGTCATTCGTCGTTTGGACTTTGACGAAACCATGCCTGGCTTTACTGAAAAGTTATTTCAGCGTTGGTATCCAACCCCAGAGGAGCAAGCTAATCAAACCTTGGTCGTCATTGATACTCTCACGAATGGAACGGCTCTGTATCGAGGTGTAGAGGCGCAATCCTTGGTCAATGATGAGGTGGCTGAAAGTATTACCAATGAAACGATCGCCGTTCCCTTAAAAAACGGTGGCAAATATAACCAAGCTGTCTTAGAAGCGGATAAACGATTGACGGCTCTGTTGTCTGGTCAAGCGGATCCGGGGCCACCAACCCTTCAGGAAATCAATCTGGAAGGAACCTTTGCCACGGCGGAAGAGACGGATGATAAAAGTGCAACCTTCTGGGTGATTGTTCTGTTAGCTCTAGCCACCCTAATTCCGATGGCGACTTACTTCTGGTATGTTGGCATTCCTGGAAGATAG
- a CDS encoding photosystem I reaction center protein subunit XI — protein MAEYTQVVKAYNDDPFTGNLSTPISDSGFTRAFIGNLPAYRKGLAPILRGLEVGMAHGYFLIGPWTLLGPLRDSDHASLGGLIGALALILVATAALSSYGLVSFQGSSDSSDSLQTSEGWSQFAAGFFVGGMGGAFVAYFLLDHLTVVDGIFRGGFN, from the coding sequence ATGGCTGAATATACCCAAGTCGTCAAAGCCTATAATGATGACCCCTTTACGGGCAATCTTTCTACCCCGATCTCAGACTCCGGCTTTACCAGAGCATTCATTGGCAATTTACCTGCCTATCGCAAAGGTTTAGCACCTATCCTACGGGGTTTAGAAGTGGGCATGGCTCATGGCTATTTCTTGATAGGCCCCTGGACATTGCTCGGCCCCCTGCGCGATTCAGACCATGCCTCCCTTGGTGGATTGATTGGTGCTCTGGCTCTGATCCTCGTAGCAACGGCTGCGCTGAGTAGCTATGGACTAGTTTCCTTCCAAGGATCGAGTGACAGTTCTGATTCGTTACAAACCTCTGAAGGTTGGAGCCAATTTGCGGCTGGTTTCTTTGTCGGCGGTATGGGTGGCGCGTTTGTCGCTTATTTCCTCTTAGATCATTTAACGGTGGTCGATGGGATTTTCCGAGGTGGTTTTAACTAA
- a CDS encoding photosystem I reaction center subunit VIII: MTGAYAASYLPWILIPIVGWLFPAVVMGLLFIHIESEA, translated from the coding sequence ATGACTGGAGCCTACGCCGCTTCCTATTTACCTTGGATCTTAATTCCCATTGTGGGCTGGTTATTTCCCGCCGTTGTAATGGGTTTACTCTTTATCCACATTGAAAGTGAAGCCTAA
- a CDS encoding Gfo/Idh/MocA family oxidoreductase, with amino-acid sequence MGKHNFSRFGVAVVGTGFGQAIHIPGFQHHPRTEVVAVYHRDLPNAQAIAADHQIPQADDQLEKILARPEVQGVSLSTPPFLHYDMAKKILQAGKHLLLEKPMTLKATETRELYHLAQTHHLTAIADFEFRTVPAWRLLAEYLQQDYVGKIRFIKVDWLVTSRANPERSWNWYARADQGGGVLGAIGSHVFDYLHWLFGPIHKLCGQLSCAIVERPDPQDNNRLKPVTADDTCLILLELADGTSCQVSLSSVQGKRILSE; translated from the coding sequence ATGGGCAAACATAATTTTTCTCGGTTTGGTGTGGCAGTAGTGGGGACTGGCTTTGGCCAAGCGATTCATATTCCAGGCTTTCAGCATCATCCCCGTACTGAAGTCGTAGCGGTTTATCATCGAGATTTGCCTAATGCCCAGGCGATCGCTGCCGATCATCAAATTCCTCAAGCCGATGATCAACTGGAAAAAATCCTCGCACGGCCAGAGGTGCAGGGGGTTAGTCTCTCAACACCGCCTTTTTTACACTACGACATGGCCAAAAAGATCCTACAAGCAGGTAAGCATCTGTTGCTCGAAAAGCCCATGACTTTAAAGGCCACTGAAACCCGTGAACTTTACCATTTAGCCCAAACTCATCATCTAACCGCGATCGCCGACTTTGAATTTCGGACAGTTCCCGCTTGGCGGCTATTAGCAGAATATTTGCAACAGGATTATGTGGGCAAAATTCGCTTTATTAAAGTTGATTGGTTAGTAACAAGTCGTGCTAATCCTGAACGGTCTTGGAATTGGTATGCCCGTGCCGACCAAGGGGGGGGAGTATTAGGGGCGATCGGTTCCCATGTCTTTGACTACCTGCATTGGCTATTTGGCCCGATCCACAAACTATGCGGTCAATTAAGTTGTGCGATTGTCGAACGTCCCGATCCCCAGGACAATAACCGTCTTAAACCTGTTACCGCCGATGATACCTGTCTAATCCTGTTAGAACTGGCCGATGGAACATCCTGTCAAGTGTCTCTGAGTTCTGTCCAGGGCAAACGCATCTTATCCGAGTAA
- a CDS encoding ISAs1 family transposase, translating to MKLRPKYRLVEHFAEIDDPRIERTKRHKLIDILTIAILAVICGAEGWVAMESFGKAKHQWLKKILELPNGIPSDDTFARVFASLNPEQFQDCFLHWVKSIAEVSEGEVIAIDGKTLRHSYDNANGKGAIQMVSAWATANRLVLGQCKVESKSNEITAIPKLLKMLEVKGCIVTIDAMGTQTKIAQQIVGRGGDYVLALKGNQGNLCEDVEQLFAHAQSVNFVGIKHDFHQTIDKGHGRIEIRRCWTMEQTEFLLGAEKWAKLTSICMIQAERRLKDKTEYETRYYISSLPSNAQKLSQSVRSHWLIENSLHWVLDLAFNEDACRIRKDFAPENLAVLRHIALNLLTKENTLKLGIKNKRLRAGWDEDYLLKVLLG from the coding sequence ATGAAACTCCGACCCAAATATAGACTGGTAGAACACTTTGCCGAAATAGATGACCCTCGCATCGAACGAACAAAACGGCATAAACTCATTGATATTCTAACGATTGCCATCTTAGCCGTCATTTGTGGAGCAGAAGGTTGGGTAGCCATGGAAAGTTTCGGCAAGGCTAAACATCAATGGCTAAAAAAAATTTTGGAATTGCCGAATGGCATCCCCTCCGACGATACGTTTGCGCGTGTATTTGCTAGTCTGAATCCAGAGCAATTTCAAGACTGTTTTCTGCATTGGGTCAAAAGTATAGCGGAGGTAAGTGAAGGAGAAGTGATAGCGATTGACGGCAAAACCCTTCGCCACTCCTATGACAATGCCAACGGAAAGGGCGCAATTCAGATGGTAAGTGCATGGGCAACAGCAAATCGTCTAGTACTAGGACAGTGCAAGGTGGAAAGCAAATCGAATGAAATCACGGCGATTCCTAAACTCCTGAAAATGCTAGAGGTCAAAGGTTGTATCGTAACGATTGATGCCATGGGAACTCAGACAAAGATTGCCCAACAGATAGTAGGGCGAGGGGGAGATTATGTTTTGGCATTGAAAGGCAATCAAGGTAATCTATGTGAGGATGTTGAACAATTATTTGCTCATGCTCAATCGGTTAATTTTGTGGGAATTAAGCATGATTTTCATCAAACAATAGACAAGGGACATGGACGGATTGAAATTCGCCGTTGCTGGACGATGGAACAAACAGAATTTTTGCTGGGTGCGGAGAAATGGGCAAAGTTGACGAGCATCTGTATGATTCAAGCGGAGAGACGATTGAAAGACAAAACAGAGTATGAGACTCGCTACTATATCAGTAGCCTGCCGAGTAATGCTCAAAAATTATCCCAATCTGTTCGTAGTCATTGGTTGATAGAAAACTCTTTACATTGGGTTCTAGACTTGGCCTTCAACGAGGATGCTTGTCGCATTCGTAAGGATTTTGCTCCTGAGAATTTAGCCGTCTTACGCCATATCGCTCTTAACTTGCTCACAAAGGAAAATACTCTGAAACTTGGTATCAAGAATAAACGGCTACGCGCTGGTTGGGACGAGGACTATCTCCTTAAGGTTTTACTCGGATAA
- a CDS encoding NAD-dependent epimerase/dehydratase family protein: MRVLVMGGTRFIGVYLTQILIEQGHEVVLFNRGKKAPPLQDLQQIHGDRTAPEQLREKLAKENFDAIFDNNGRELSDTQPLVELFRDKVEHFIYVSSAGVYLKSEQMPHREGDAVDSKSRHKGKFETESYLAKSGIPWTSLRPTYIYGPQNYNDLEAWFFDRIVRDRPIPIPGNGQHFTQFGHVQDLAEAMTAILGNERAINQIYNISGDRYVTFDGLAKACAVAAGKKADEIKIVHYDPKEFDFGKRKAFPLRMQHFFADIHKAKTDLNWQPQFDLISGLKDSFTKDYLVSGRQDANIDFSTDEEILAFL; this comes from the coding sequence ATGCGTGTTTTAGTAATGGGGGGAACCCGTTTTATTGGGGTTTATTTGACTCAAATTCTGATAGAACAAGGTCATGAGGTTGTTCTCTTTAATCGAGGGAAGAAAGCTCCTCCTCTGCAAGACCTTCAACAAATTCACGGCGATCGCACCGCTCCTGAACAACTGCGAGAAAAGTTGGCCAAGGAAAACTTTGATGCTATTTTCGACAATAATGGACGGGAATTGAGCGATACCCAGCCCTTAGTAGAATTATTTCGAGATAAAGTAGAGCATTTTATCTATGTCAGTTCGGCGGGGGTTTATCTCAAATCAGAGCAAATGCCCCATCGAGAAGGGGATGCCGTTGATTCCAAGAGTCGTCATAAGGGTAAATTCGAGACAGAGTCCTATTTAGCGAAAAGCGGTATTCCCTGGACTTCTTTGCGTCCGACCTATATCTATGGCCCCCAAAATTACAATGATTTGGAAGCTTGGTTTTTTGATCGGATTGTCCGCGATCGCCCGATTCCGATTCCGGGCAATGGTCAACATTTTACCCAATTTGGTCATGTGCAGGATTTAGCCGAGGCGATGACAGCAATTTTGGGCAATGAACGGGCGATTAATCAGATTTATAATATTTCCGGCGATCGCTATGTCACGTTTGATGGCTTGGCCAAGGCCTGTGCCGTGGCGGCGGGTAAAAAAGCGGATGAGATTAAAATTGTCCACTACGATCCTAAGGAATTTGATTTTGGTAAACGGAAGGCTTTCCCCCTACGAATGCAACACTTTTTTGCGGATATTCATAAGGCCAAAACGGATTTGAATTGGCAACCTCAATTTGACTTAATTTCTGGTTTAAAGGATTCTTTTACCAAGGATTATCTAGTTTCAGGTCGTCAGGATGCCAACATTGATTTCTCTACCGATGAAGAAATTCTAGCTTTCCTTTGA
- a CDS encoding SRPBCC family protein, whose amino-acid sequence MIFEQRIEIQASATIVEQCFTDLELMHRWLNPVLRCEPIAEWTTEIGSKSRFVIQIPLLKPTLRSVVIQREPGLVVWEFTGFFKGRDRWECQPLEAGTLLINCFEFTIPNPLVNWGFQLFAARWTGADMQAQLRRLKQVAEEIYQQQWL is encoded by the coding sequence ATGATTTTTGAACAACGGATCGAGATTCAAGCTAGTGCCACCATTGTCGAACAATGTTTTACCGATTTAGAGTTAATGCACCGTTGGTTAAATCCAGTTCTACGCTGTGAACCGATCGCTGAATGGACAACCGAAATTGGTAGCAAAAGTCGTTTCGTGATCCAAATTCCCTTATTAAAGCCAACCCTCCGTAGTGTGGTTATTCAAAGGGAACCCGGTCTAGTGGTTTGGGAATTTACTGGCTTTTTTAAAGGACGCGATCGCTGGGAATGTCAACCGCTAGAGGCTGGAACGTTATTGATTAACTGCTTTGAATTTACCATTCCCAATCCTCTGGTTAATTGGGGTTTTCAACTATTTGCAGCTAGATGGACAGGAGCGGATATGCAGGCACAACTACGAAGACTGAAACAGGTAGCTGAAGAAATTTATCAACAACAATGGTTATAA
- a CDS encoding transposase: MLEWWTKNFASCELGDERLNNRAFSIGKKLSEGFGKALSEVFKGGNELKRAYEFLGIRKQTLSR, translated from the coding sequence ATGTTGGAATGGTGGACAAAAAACTTTGCCAGTTGTGAATTGGGAGACGAGAGGCTAAACAATCGTGCCTTCTCGATTGGGAAAAAGTTAAGTGAGGGGTTTGGAAAAGCCTTATCAGAAGTGTTTAAGGGAGGAAACGAGTTAAAGAGGGCCTATGAATTTTTGGGAATCCGAAAACAGACTTTGTCAAGATAA
- a CDS encoding IS4 family transposase — translation MTTAAVEEYKIMLSVGDTTFLDYRNIKEKREGYGPTGKGGNGLILHSALAIEPEKGQVLGLLWQKLWNREVKEKPPTDETAKQKKERQKEQRKAARQRPFEEKESYKWVEALNTCEKQVESSTRVIHVFDREGDVSEVFDSVRQLKHTGVLVRASHNRSLDKNSERLWQHLESEPIRFHQEIEIPSTGKRKARKVKLAVRFCSVNLRTPYRFDNRDPLNVYAVYATEIDCPEGETPLSWMLLTTEVVETIEMAVTILRWYTYRWRVEEFHKVLKSGCQSERYRLASDGMKTLLGFLSVIAVELLHVTYLHRTQPDALAIEILNPLQLQVLKAAASQKLPPILTVAWAVESVAFLGGYLEHRRKTPLGIQVLWRGWLKLHDLCQGWQLAIRT, via the coding sequence ATGACAACTGCCGCCGTAGAAGAATATAAGATAATGCTATCAGTCGGAGATACGACCTTCTTAGATTATCGCAATATCAAGGAAAAAAGGGAAGGGTATGGGCCGACTGGAAAAGGAGGGAATGGATTAATACTGCATAGTGCTTTAGCAATTGAGCCAGAAAAAGGACAAGTATTAGGTTTATTATGGCAAAAACTGTGGAATAGGGAGGTAAAAGAAAAGCCCCCAACAGATGAAACGGCGAAGCAGAAAAAAGAAAGACAGAAAGAACAAAGAAAAGCAGCTCGTCAAAGACCATTTGAGGAAAAAGAATCCTACAAATGGGTAGAGGCTCTAAACACCTGTGAGAAACAGGTAGAAAGTTCAACGAGGGTAATTCATGTATTTGACAGAGAAGGAGATGTTTCAGAAGTCTTTGACTCAGTGCGTCAACTCAAGCATACAGGAGTGCTGGTCAGAGCGTCTCATAATCGTAGTTTAGACAAAAATAGTGAACGACTTTGGCAACATTTGGAATCAGAACCGATTCGTTTTCATCAAGAAATCGAGATTCCGAGTACAGGAAAAAGAAAAGCACGGAAGGTTAAGCTTGCCGTCCGATTTTGCTCAGTTAATCTACGAACTCCCTATCGTTTTGATAATCGTGACCCGTTGAATGTCTATGCTGTTTATGCGACAGAAATCGATTGTCCCGAAGGCGAAACTCCTTTATCTTGGATGCTTCTGACTACAGAAGTTGTTGAGACTATTGAGATGGCTGTCACTATTCTTCGTTGGTACACCTACCGATGGCGGGTTGAAGAATTTCATAAAGTCCTTAAGTCTGGTTGTCAGAGTGAGCGTTATCGACTTGCCTCTGATGGAATGAAAACTCTTTTGGGTTTTTTAAGTGTCATTGCTGTTGAACTTTTACACGTTACTTATCTTCATCGTACCCAGCCCGATGCTCTCGCGATTGAAATTCTTAATCCTCTTCAACTTCAGGTGTTAAAAGCAGCCGCCTCTCAAAAACTTCCCCCTATTTTGACTGTTGCTTGGGCTGTCGAGTCTGTTGCTTTTCTTGGTGGTTATCTTGAACATCGTCGTAAAACTCCTCTCGGTATCCAAGTCCTTTGGCGCGGTTGGTTGAAGTTGCATGACCTTTGCCAAGGCTGGCAGCTTGCAATCCGCACTTAA
- a CDS encoding ABC transporter ATP-binding protein, which yields MSNLILDVRNLQVEFSSFGQVQPTVAVKGISFQLHRGQVLGLVGESGSGKSVTSLAMMGLVPPPGKVTPDSEIYFYTSQARQIGQEKIADQKSLNLVTLNESEKRQYRGGKIAMIFQEPMSSLNPVYTIGFQIIEAIQLHQQVTPLQAQNQAIALLQEVRILPQDEDLEAEFIQLGETQQSSSEPVSEQVRNYIQQRKASFLKRYPHELSGGQLQRVMIAMAISCNPSLLIADEPTTALDVTVQAEILRLLRDLCKSDRDMSMMFISHDLGVINEIADQVAVMYQGGIVEKGSKEQVLYHPQHPYTKGLLACRPRLQPQLAKLPTIADFMNTKEAISYRIIPPEEEATRLASLCQQTPLLSVENLTVEFAQPNFLIKKKAFKAIDNVSFQVFPGETLGLVGESGCGKSTLARTILRLIPSQQGNINFQGESLSKLKSGDKKLRNLRREMQIIFQNPYNSLNPRISIGKAILEPMIIHQMGGNDAKRRERVTYLLERVGLDPQWFDRYPHELSGGQRQRVCIARALALNPRFIICDESVSALDVSVQAQVLNLLKDLQKEFQLTYIFISHDLSVVRFMSDRIMVMNQGKLAEAIDAAQTIISQPKSVYTQKLINSIPQFPDDLSWL from the coding sequence ATGAGTAATCTGATTCTGGATGTGCGTAACTTACAGGTAGAATTTTCATCCTTTGGCCAGGTTCAACCGACGGTGGCTGTGAAGGGAATTAGTTTTCAATTACATCGCGGTCAAGTATTGGGACTGGTGGGAGAATCGGGATCGGGAAAATCGGTGACATCCCTAGCGATGATGGGTTTAGTACCGCCTCCAGGGAAAGTTACACCCGATAGTGAGATCTACTTTTATACTAGCCAGGCGAGACAGATTGGACAAGAAAAGATTGCTGATCAAAAATCCCTCAACTTAGTGACTTTAAATGAGTCGGAAAAACGTCAGTATCGGGGTGGCAAAATTGCCATGATCTTTCAAGAACCGATGAGTTCTTTAAATCCAGTTTATACGATTGGTTTTCAAATTATTGAAGCCATTCAACTTCATCAACAGGTTACTCCTCTCCAAGCCCAAAATCAAGCGATCGCCCTTTTACAAGAAGTCCGTATTCTTCCCCAAGATGAAGATCTAGAAGCAGAATTTATTCAGTTAGGAGAAACTCAGCAATCAAGCTCTGAGCCGGTGAGCGAACAAGTTAGAAACTATATTCAACAGCGCAAAGCAAGTTTTTTGAAACGCTATCCCCACGAGCTATCCGGTGGACAATTACAACGGGTCATGATTGCTATGGCCATTTCCTGTAATCCTAGTTTATTAATTGCCGATGAACCGACAACGGCTTTGGATGTGACCGTGCAAGCTGAAATTTTACGTCTTCTTCGTGATTTGTGTAAGAGCGATCGCGATATGTCGATGATGTTTATTTCCCATGATTTGGGGGTGATTAATGAAATTGCCGATCAAGTTGCTGTCATGTATCAGGGAGGAATTGTGGAAAAAGGGAGTAAAGAACAAGTGCTTTATCATCCCCAACATCCCTACACTAAAGGCTTATTGGCCTGTCGTCCGCGCCTTCAACCTCAACTGGCTAAATTGCCAACAATTGCCGATTTTATGAATACGAAAGAAGCAATCTCCTATCGTATTATTCCCCCTGAGGAGGAAGCAACTCGTTTAGCCTCTCTTTGCCAACAAACCCCTCTCTTATCAGTAGAAAATCTGACCGTAGAATTTGCTCAACCCAATTTTTTGATCAAGAAAAAGGCTTTTAAAGCGATTGACAATGTTAGTTTTCAAGTTTTTCCTGGGGAAACTTTAGGACTAGTTGGAGAATCGGGCTGTGGTAAATCAACCTTAGCGAGAACAATTTTGCGGCTCATTCCCTCTCAACAGGGTAATATTAATTTTCAAGGTGAATCGCTTTCTAAGCTTAAGTCAGGAGATAAAAAGCTGCGGAATTTACGGCGAGAAATGCAAATTATTTTTCAAAATCCCTACAATTCTCTCAATCCACGTATTAGTATTGGCAAAGCGATTTTAGAGCCGATGATTATTCATCAAATGGGCGGCAATGATGCTAAACGCCGAGAACGAGTTACCTATCTGTTAGAAAGAGTGGGTTTAGATCCCCAATGGTTTGATCGCTATCCCCATGAATTGTCTGGTGGTCAACGACAACGGGTTTGTATTGCCAGAGCTTTAGCCTTAAATCCTCGTTTTATTATCTGTGATGAGTCGGTTTCTGCCCTGGATGTTTCTGTGCAAGCTCAGGTTTTAAATTTACTCAAGGATCTTCAGAAAGAGTTTCAATTAACCTATATTTTTATCTCCCATGATCTCAGTGTGGTGCGCTTTATGAGCGATCGCATTATGGTTATGAATCAAGGTAAATTGGCAGAGGCGATCGATGCCGCTCAGACAATTATCAGTCAACCCAAAAGTGTCTATACCCAAAAATTGATCAATTCCATTCCTCAATTTCCCGATGATTTAAGTTGGTTGTAG
- a CDS encoding IS4 family transposase produces the protein MARQHPRRKGNPDLRRKINQPGVEIPEITKELFELLEPTMFTPLKYLQGTHEKMMRDRVLNLPVMVALVLSIVYRQIAGISEAVRLLEEEGLLWVASLKVSKQAVSKRMMNVPAEIFAILLKEVLEKAAEKGKKLQVGEKWEKIREKFSAVWIADGSTLEQVRKNMKISKEEKSKLGGKIMMVVEAFTQRPVTLWYTENDKSNDKIWCEELAAKLPENGLILVDMGFFSFVCFDLLTEAKKFFLTRFRAGTSYKTKQVLSQGSHYRDEIIIMGNYRSNPCKHPVRLVSVLWGTIWYQYLTNVLSPEQLSAEEVCDLYRRRWTIEEAFLLTKRLLGLAYLWVGNKNGVQIQIICTLIFYTVLNQLVGEVAIALNQPKEKISVEMVFRSLYYVAKAIARGEKPDTVTYLAERAKLFGLVKAERKRHREKAALNQQIWEPIPLS, from the coding sequence ATGGCAAGACAACATCCTCGGAGAAAAGGAAACCCAGACTTACGTCGTAAGATAAATCAGCCAGGGGTAGAAATCCCTGAAATAACAAAAGAGTTGTTTGAATTACTAGAACCCACAATGTTTACACCATTAAAATATTTACAGGGAACTCATGAGAAAATGATGAGAGATAGGGTGCTAAATTTACCAGTAATGGTGGCATTAGTGTTAAGTATAGTGTATCGTCAAATAGCGGGTATAAGTGAAGCGGTAAGACTGTTAGAGGAAGAGGGATTGCTATGGGTAGCATCATTAAAAGTAAGCAAACAGGCAGTATCAAAAAGAATGATGAATGTGCCAGCCGAAATATTTGCAATATTACTAAAAGAAGTGTTAGAAAAAGCAGCCGAAAAAGGGAAGAAGCTCCAAGTAGGAGAAAAATGGGAAAAAATAAGAGAAAAGTTTAGTGCAGTGTGGATAGCAGATGGCTCAACGCTAGAGCAGGTAAGGAAAAATATGAAAATAAGTAAAGAAGAAAAGAGTAAATTGGGGGGTAAAATAATGATGGTAGTGGAAGCCTTTACCCAAAGACCCGTTACTTTATGGTACACAGAAAATGATAAATCAAATGATAAAATATGGTGTGAAGAATTGGCAGCTAAATTACCAGAAAATGGTTTAATTCTCGTAGATATGGGATTTTTTAGCTTTGTGTGTTTTGATTTGTTAACAGAAGCTAAAAAGTTTTTTCTAACCAGATTTAGAGCGGGTACATCTTACAAAACCAAACAAGTATTGTCTCAAGGTAGTCATTACAGAGATGAGATTATCATTATGGGAAATTACCGTTCTAATCCTTGCAAGCATCCGGTGAGATTAGTCTCAGTATTATGGGGAACAATCTGGTATCAGTATTTAACAAATGTGTTGTCTCCCGAACAACTGTCCGCCGAAGAGGTCTGTGATTTATATCGAAGACGATGGACAATCGAAGAAGCCTTTTTATTAACGAAAAGACTTTTAGGACTAGCCTATTTATGGGTAGGTAATAAGAATGGTGTCCAAATCCAGATTATTTGCACTTTGATTTTCTATACGGTCTTAAATCAATTGGTAGGGGAAGTGGCGATTGCTCTAAATCAACCGAAAGAAAAAATCTCAGTAGAGATGGTGTTTCGGAGTCTATACTATGTAGCGAAGGCTATTGCTAGAGGAGAAAAGCCTGATACAGTAACCTATCTGGCTGAACGTGCTAAGTTATTTGGTTTGGTCAAAGCTGAGAGAAAGCGACATCGAGAAAAGGCCGCTCTCAATCAACAAATTTGGGAACCCATTCCTTTAAGTTGA